A region from the Catellatospora sp. TT07R-123 genome encodes:
- a CDS encoding AAA family ATPase has protein sequence MSDFTESKRDLDAYLTARVPVIGVRSIEQVRAIRLIREVAKAPKRSALPFWIYTRATGLRDLRTNSPVSEDRSLVGAMEYAALQFTNRAQSTLVFVDPEDLSDDNTASRHFAELARLADSNSGCIVLITDTPLWGGLQRLGMSLRLDLPDASEMYDVIVSFLGDHRQVVPIAWSENDARRAAEFLVGVPEGTAVNVMATLVAKGSIAKEDVESVSLFKDKHFGDLSGLERVVLKAADHQVGGLSTLRTWLARKHQLMVADLRDTALRPPRGVLLVGVPGCGKSLSAKAVAAQWNLPLYRLDLATILGQYVGQSENRLREALDTADRVAPCVLWIDEIEKGLAGQNDSTGVGRRLVGQFLFWLQESRSRVFVVATSNDVRSLPPELLRKGRFDEMFFVDLPDADDRREIIQLYYRRYVTGAPSADLLDKLIGLSEGFAGSDIEAALHDVGAEIHLNGGVDRLRPDFVVETFANTIPLSRTNPEQIDEIRAWGRDRAVPAGRAAAGTGPGPASGGRRVLVMGEQQP, from the coding sequence ATGTCCGACTTCACCGAGAGCAAGCGCGACCTGGACGCCTACCTGACGGCGCGCGTGCCGGTCATCGGCGTACGCAGCATCGAGCAGGTGCGCGCGATCCGGCTGATCCGTGAGGTGGCCAAGGCGCCGAAGCGGTCGGCGCTGCCGTTCTGGATCTACACGCGCGCGACCGGCCTGCGGGATCTGCGCACCAACAGCCCGGTCAGCGAGGACCGGTCGCTGGTGGGCGCCATGGAGTACGCGGCCCTCCAGTTCACCAACCGGGCGCAGTCGACGCTGGTCTTCGTCGACCCCGAGGACCTGTCCGACGACAACACCGCCAGCCGCCACTTCGCCGAGCTCGCCCGGCTGGCCGACAGCAACTCCGGCTGCATCGTGCTGATCACCGACACGCCCCTGTGGGGCGGGTTGCAGCGCCTGGGCATGAGCCTGCGGCTGGACCTGCCCGACGCCAGCGAGATGTACGACGTCATCGTGTCGTTCCTCGGCGACCACCGGCAGGTCGTCCCGATCGCCTGGTCGGAGAACGACGCCCGGCGCGCCGCCGAGTTCCTGGTCGGCGTGCCGGAGGGCACCGCGGTCAACGTCATGGCGACCCTGGTCGCGAAGGGCTCGATCGCCAAGGAGGACGTCGAGTCCGTCAGCCTGTTCAAGGACAAGCACTTCGGCGACCTGTCGGGGCTGGAGCGGGTGGTCCTCAAGGCGGCCGACCACCAGGTCGGCGGGCTGAGCACCCTGCGCACCTGGCTGGCGCGCAAGCATCAGCTGATGGTCGCGGACCTGCGCGACACCGCGCTGCGGCCGCCGCGCGGCGTGCTGCTGGTCGGCGTGCCCGGCTGCGGCAAGTCGCTGTCGGCCAAAGCCGTCGCCGCGCAGTGGAACCTGCCGCTGTACCGGCTGGACCTGGCCACGATCCTCGGCCAGTACGTCGGCCAGTCGGAGAACCGGCTGCGCGAGGCCCTCGACACCGCCGACCGGGTGGCGCCGTGCGTGCTGTGGATCGACGAGATCGAGAAGGGCCTGGCCGGGCAGAACGACAGCACCGGCGTCGGCCGCCGGCTCGTCGGGCAGTTCCTGTTCTGGCTCCAGGAGTCGCGGTCGCGGGTGTTCGTCGTGGCGACCTCCAACGACGTGCGCTCGCTGCCGCCGGAGCTGCTGCGCAAGGGGCGCTTCGACGAGATGTTCTTCGTCGACCTGCCCGACGCCGACGACCGCCGCGAGATCATCCAGCTGTACTACCGGCGCTACGTGACCGGCGCGCCGTCGGCGGACCTGCTGGACAAGCTGATCGGGCTGTCGGAGGGCTTCGCCGGGTCCGACATCGAGGCCGCCCTGCACGACGTCGGCGCGGAGATCCACCTCAACGGCGGCGTGGACCGGCTGCGGCCGGACTTCGTCGTGGAGACGTTCGCCAACACCATCCCCCTCAGCCGCACCAACCCCGAGCAGATCGACGAGATCCGCGCCTGGGGCCGCGACCGGGCGGTGCCCGCCGGACGCGCCGCCGCCGGTACGGGCCCGGGGCCCGCCTCCGGCGGACGGCGCGTCCTGGTCATGGGCGAGCAGCAGCCCTAG